One window of Acipenser ruthenus chromosome 52, fAciRut3.2 maternal haplotype, whole genome shotgun sequence genomic DNA carries:
- the LOC131723043 gene encoding GTPase IMAP family member 9-like isoform X2, producing the protein MSDNTGDLNTLRLVLVGKTGVGKIAAGNALLAKKEFKSSFSDSSVTKVCARGEGEVAGRRVVVVNTPGLFDTKLSNVEIVSEIVKFIQKSSPGPHAFLLVLKLGRYTEEEQKTVQIIQEVFGKSASKYMMVLFTHRDCLDDGGQTIEEFLKNADKNLKQLVESCGNRFHAINGKDLKDQEQAKVLLEKVENMVKINGGCFSNDLYELEEKRKADEARYQKEIEELRKKNEEDAEKLKQANVANEIIAKMQEMNMKLITMMVEQMKKTNEDNMKCMAEHLKQPQKVESCCVS; encoded by the coding sequence TGTCTGACAACACAGGTGACCTGAACACTCTGAGGCTGGTGCTGGTTGGAAAGACTGGAGTTGGAAAGATTGCAGCAGGAAATGCACTCCTGGCCAAGAAGGAGTTTAAATCTTCATTCAGCGACTCCTCAGTAACAAAGGTCTGTGCTAGGGGAGAAGGAGAAGTTGCAGGgagacgtgttgttgtggtcAACACTCCAGGCTTGTTTGACACAAAGCTCTCCAATGTGGAAATTGTAAGTGAGATTGTGAAATTCATTCAGAAGTCCTCGCCGGGACCCCATGCTTTCCTCCTGGTGCTGAAGCTGGGTCGATACACTGAGGAAGAGCAAAAAACTGTGCAGATAATCCAGGAGGTTTTCGGTAAAAGCGCTTCGAAATACATGATGGTGCTTTTCACTCACAGGGATTGTCTGGATGACGGTGGCCAGACAATTGAGGAGTTTCTTAAAAATGCTGACAAGAACCTCAAGCAGCTGGTAGAGTCGTGTGGGAACAGGTTTCATGCGATCAATGGAAAAGACCTTAAGGATCAGGAGCAGGCCAAAGTACTTCTGGAGAAAGTAGAGAACATGGTGAAAATAAACGGTGGATGCTTCTCCAATGATTTGTACGAGCTAGAGGAGAAAAGAAAGGCAGATGAAGCGAGGTACCAGAAGGAAATTGAAGAGCTTAGGAAGAAGAATGAAGAGGACGCGGAAAAGTTAAAACAGGCGAATGTAGCAAATGAGATAATAGCAAAGATGCAGGAGATGAATATGAAGCTAATCACCATGATGGTGGAACAgatgaagaaaacaaatgaagATAATATGAAATGTATGGCAGAACATCTAAAACAACCACAGAAAGTGGAATCCTGCTGTGTATCATAG
- the LOC131723043 gene encoding GTPase IMAP family member 9-like isoform X1 has translation MSDNTGDLNTLRLVLVGKTGVGKIAAGNALLAKKEFKSSFSDSSVTKVCARGEGEVAGRRVVVVNTPGLFDTKLSNVEIVSEIVKFIQKSSPGPHAFLLVLKLGRYTEEEQKTVQIIQEVFGKSASKYMMVLFTHRDCLDDGGQTIEEFLKNADKNLKQLVESCGNRFHAINGKDLKDQEQAKVLLEKVENMVKINGGCFSNDLYELEEKRKADEARYQKEIEELRKKNEEDAEKLKQANVANEIIAKMQEMNMKLITMMVEQMKKTNEDNMKCMAEHLKQPQKVESCCVS, from the exons A TGTCTGACAACACAGGTGACCTGAACACTCTGAGGCTGGTGCTGGTTGGAAAGACTGGAGTTGGAAAGATTGCAGCAGGAAATGCACTCCTGGCCAAGAAGGAGTTTAAATCTTCATTCAGCGACTCCTCAGTAACAAAGGTCTGTGCTAGGGGAGAAGGAGAAGTTGCAGGgagacgtgttgttgtggtcAACACTCCAGGCTTGTTTGACACAAAGCTCTCCAATGTGGAAATTGTAAGTGAGATTGTGAAATTCATTCAGAAGTCCTCGCCGGGACCCCATGCTTTCCTCCTGGTGCTGAAGCTGGGTCGATACACTGAGGAAGAGCAAAAAACTGTGCAGATAATCCAGGAGGTTTTCGGTAAAAGCGCTTCGAAATACATGATGGTGCTTTTCACTCACAGGGATTGTCTGGATGACGGTGGCCAGACAATTGAGGAGTTTCTTAAAAATGCTGACAAGAACCTCAAGCAGCTGGTAGAGTCGTGTGGGAACAGGTTTCATGCGATCAATGGAAAAGACCTTAAGGATCAGGAGCAGGCCAAAGTACTTCTGGAGAAAGTAGAGAACATGGTGAAAATAAACGGTGGATGCTTCTCCAATGATTTGTACGAGCTAGAGGAGAAAAGAAAGGCAGATGAAGCGAGGTACCAGAAGGAAATTGAAGAGCTTAGGAAGAAGAATGAAGAGGACGCGGAAAAGTTAAAACAGGCGAATGTAGCAAATGAGATAATAGCAAAGATGCAGGAGATGAATATGAAGCTAATCACCATGATGGTGGAACAgatgaagaaaacaaatgaagATAATATGAAATGTATGGCAGAACATCTAAAACAACCACAGAAAGTGGAATCCTGCTGTGTATCATAG